A window from Mogibacterium neglectum encodes these proteins:
- the rsgA gene encoding ribosome small subunit-dependent GTPase A — protein MLGRVVKGIGGFYYVDDGTHVYMGNARKNLKRGKSIIYVGDVVEFDLRHEDGDCIITKVRERKNFLSRPPVSNLDKLVVVFAAASPNPNRIIIDKFTAATLYNNIDVIICITKPDLVSESDLQELVSTYKKPFPVVTVNGKNSDGIDELYNLIKGYNVALAGPSGVGKSTIMNHLTGRSDIETGDISSKTSRGRHTTRHVEIFSIDKDTHFYDTPGFTSLDFPKLDKYNVKHYFPEVSGYKGYCKYLDCIHVDEPGCAVKKALAEGQISKSRYESYLAILEEVKKWQR, from the coding sequence ATGCTAGGAAGAGTCGTTAAAGGAATTGGCGGTTTCTACTATGTAGATGATGGAACACATGTTTACATGGGCAATGCTCGTAAAAACCTCAAAAGAGGTAAATCTATTATTTATGTAGGTGATGTCGTTGAGTTTGACCTAAGACATGAAGATGGCGACTGTATCATAACAAAGGTGCGTGAAAGGAAGAACTTTCTTTCGCGCCCACCTGTTTCTAACCTCGATAAACTAGTAGTTGTATTTGCAGCGGCATCACCAAATCCCAATAGAATTATTATCGATAAATTTACAGCTGCTACGCTATATAACAATATTGACGTCATTATATGTATTACGAAGCCTGATCTTGTATCAGAGAGCGATTTACAAGAACTAGTTTCTACTTATAAAAAGCCCTTTCCGGTGGTTACTGTCAATGGTAAAAATAGTGATGGTATCGATGAGTTATATAATCTAATAAAGGGATATAATGTCGCCCTTGCAGGGCCATCTGGTGTTGGCAAATCAACAATTATGAATCATCTTACAGGTAGAAGCGATATTGAAACAGGAGATATTAGTAGTAAGACCTCTAGAGGTCGACATACAACGAGGCATGTAGAGATTTTTAGCATAGACAAGGATACTCATTTTTATGATACACCTGGCTTCACATCGTTGGATTTTCCTAAGCTTGACAAGTATAATGTGAAGCATTATTTTCCTGAAGTATCAGGATATAAAGGATATTGCAAATATCTTGATTGCATTCATGTCGATGAGCCTGGGTGTGCAGTAAAAAAGGCTTTGGCTGAAGGACAAATTAGCAAAAGTAGATATGAATCGTATCTTGCGATTTTGGAAGAGGTAAAAAAATGGCAAAGATAG
- the pknB gene encoding Stk1 family PASTA domain-containing Ser/Thr kinase: MSSRLLSGRYELLEKIGDGGMAVVYKGKDRLLNRFIAIKILRPEFTKDASFVENFKRESQAAAGLSHPNIVSVYDVGKEGNINYIVMELVEGRNLSTIIAEDAPLDYRTVIDLTKQVASALRIAHKNKIIHRDVKPHNIMVTSDGVAKLADFGIAKAVNDATLSTNSKVIGSVHYFSPEQARGNYVDERSDIYSLGIVMYEMLTGRVPFDGDNPVSIALKHINEEIVPPHEYVDGIPPALERAVLKATNKFQTNRFNSADELIEELDNIEFVTKVVGNSIFAEASNEVARKRSDNEDDDNDDIVSENSKKKKKKKKSNSSSRKKKLIKFGIAGALVLFLVLGVAFATGVFSSKAKVPDMSDMTYKEAKKTAEKSGFKIKKGKSVYSSEISEGHVVEQNPSGGEEAKKGSTITLHISKGSKEGTVPNVVGQDYKKVEKKLKKAGYKLGIVKSETSNKPEGTILTQDPAAGTNADKGTKINITISDGKGKEKGTVPSVTGKSLEEAKSAITNAGFKVGNISYDESNVYGNGYVMWQQYAANTSLEKGETIDIEVSKGAPSSGSSSDSSNNSGTRL; this comes from the coding sequence ATGAGCAGTAGACTTCTATCTGGCCGTTACGAGCTCCTTGAGAAAATCGGTGATGGCGGCATGGCAGTCGTTTACAAGGGTAAGGACAGACTGTTAAATAGATTCATAGCTATCAAGATTCTCAGACCAGAGTTCACAAAAGACGCTTCATTTGTTGAGAATTTTAAAAGAGAATCACAAGCTGCGGCTGGACTTTCTCATCCTAATATCGTGAGTGTTTACGATGTAGGTAAAGAAGGAAATATAAACTACATAGTAATGGAGTTAGTTGAAGGTCGTAATTTAAGTACGATTATAGCCGAAGATGCGCCGCTAGATTATCGAACTGTTATCGATTTAACTAAGCAAGTTGCATCTGCGTTAAGAATAGCACACAAAAATAAAATTATTCATAGAGACGTAAAACCGCATAATATCATGGTTACGTCTGATGGAGTTGCAAAACTTGCTGACTTTGGTATTGCGAAGGCTGTTAATGATGCAACGCTTTCAACTAATAGTAAGGTAATAGGCTCCGTCCACTACTTCTCGCCAGAGCAGGCTAGAGGTAACTATGTGGATGAGAGATCTGATATATACTCATTAGGTATAGTAATGTACGAGATGCTTACAGGAAGAGTTCCTTTTGACGGAGATAATCCTGTTTCTATTGCACTTAAACATATAAATGAAGAAATTGTACCACCACACGAGTATGTAGACGGTATTCCACCTGCACTTGAGAGAGCTGTTTTAAAAGCTACTAATAAGTTTCAGACTAATAGATTCAACAGTGCAGATGAACTTATTGAGGAGCTTGACAACATTGAGTTTGTAACTAAAGTTGTTGGAAATTCGATTTTTGCAGAAGCATCTAACGAGGTTGCGCGTAAGCGATCTGATAATGAGGACGATGATAACGACGATATAGTTTCTGAGAATTCAAAAAAGAAGAAGAAAAAGAAAAAATCTAATTCTTCTAGCCGCAAGAAAAAACTTATCAAATTTGGAATTGCAGGAGCTCTTGTACTATTTCTTGTTTTGGGTGTTGCATTTGCAACAGGTGTTTTCTCGAGTAAGGCTAAGGTTCCTGATATGTCAGATATGACGTATAAGGAAGCGAAAAAAACGGCTGAAAAAAGTGGATTTAAGATTAAAAAGGGAAAGAGTGTATATTCATCAGAAATTTCTGAAGGACATGTTGTAGAACAGAATCCTTCTGGCGGAGAAGAGGCTAAGAAAGGTTCAACGATAACACTTCACATAAGCAAGGGATCCAAGGAAGGGACCGTACCTAACGTCGTTGGACAGGACTATAAGAAAGTTGAAAAGAAACTAAAAAAGGCAGGCTACAAACTTGGAATAGTTAAGTCCGAAACTTCAAACAAGCCAGAGGGAACAATTCTAACTCAAGATCCTGCAGCTGGAACAAATGCTGATAAGGGCACAAAAATTAACATTACAATCAGTGATGGAAAAGGAAAAGAAAAGGGAACTGTACCTTCTGTAACCGGAAAGTCACTTGAGGAAGCAAAATCAGCTATCACAAATGCTGGATTTAAAGTAGGAAATATTTCTTACGATGAAAGTAATGTTTATGGTAATGGCTACGTAATGTGGCAGCAGTATGCTGCTAATACATCACTCGAAAAGGGTGAAACCATTGATATTGAGGTAAGTAAGGGAGCACCTTCATCAGGAAGCTCTTCTGACAGCTCAAATAACAGTGGAACAAGGTTGTAA
- a CDS encoding Stp1/IreP family PP2C-type Ser/Thr phosphatase, which translates to MRVGYLTDKGMKRPKNEDAVKVLKDSRFFMLADGVGGNKSGEIASTAAVDFLADYVYNNPIELVEGSEAIFLYFENAVNFVNESILQLSNTKPEYVGMATTLVFAYVDHKILYVGNVGDSRVYFIHKDEVHQITDDHTYVNDLVKMGAITRSEADHHYKKNVITRAIGGNAYNNPDCFNIYMEPSDRVLICSDGLYEEVSDDEILEIFNESSDMQDCAERMVEKANLNGGNDNVSVICIDMLEESNEQ; encoded by the coding sequence ATGAGAGTAGGATATTTAACTGATAAGGGCATGAAGCGCCCTAAGAATGAAGATGCTGTAAAAGTATTAAAGGATAGCAGATTTTTCATGCTGGCAGACGGTGTTGGTGGAAATAAGTCAGGGGAGATAGCAAGCACTGCGGCAGTAGATTTCTTAGCTGATTACGTGTATAACAACCCAATAGAACTTGTAGAGGGAAGTGAAGCAATTTTTCTATACTTCGAAAATGCTGTTAACTTCGTAAACGAAAGCATTCTACAGCTTTCCAATACTAAACCAGAATACGTGGGTATGGCAACCACGCTTGTATTCGCGTACGTTGATCACAAGATTCTCTATGTCGGTAACGTCGGAGATAGCAGGGTGTACTTTATTCATAAAGATGAAGTACATCAGATTACTGATGACCATACCTATGTAAATGATTTAGTTAAGATGGGTGCTATCACTAGAAGTGAGGCTGATCATCATTATAAAAAGAATGTAATAACCAGAGCTATTGGTGGAAATGCATATAATAATCCAGACTGTTTCAACATATACATGGAGCCTAGCGATAGAGTTCTAATATGCAGTGATGGGCTTTATGAGGAAGTATCAGATGATGAAATTCTTGAAATTTTTAATGAAAGTTCTGATATGCAAGATTGTGCTGAACGTATGGTTGAAAAAGCAAACCTAAACGGTGGAAACGATAACGTTTCAGTAATTTGTATTGATATGTTGGAGGAATCAAATGAGCAGTAG
- the rsmB gene encoding 16S rRNA (cytosine(967)-C(5))-methyltransferase RsmB, whose product MNSDWYAVYVALRNVYCDNSYSNLAINEALKEYKVSSQGFVRVMSKGVIRDTILLDYNIDRLAKNGIKGIKKKHLIILRMGMYAMAKMDSVPAYAAVNEAVSLAEKISPTIKGFINGMLRAFEREGSIILVPDTDDELRLLSYRYSFPYHLVRFIFKQYGKEAIEGIIKGLYDIPELNIRVNSFTSNRDDLKKYLVDRGITVRDNPLARNGIIIENGSVVNIPEFKSGMFTVQSTSSLRSVEVLNPKPGDNVLDMCAAPGGKSTAMAEMMNDTGFILACDIHDHRVRLIKELSKRLGLSSIKTKVMDATLYNESLCERFDKVLADVPCSGLGIIAGKPELKLHVDLNELPSLYEIQYSILKNAFYYLKTGGELLYSTCTINKRENEHIVSRLCDSFENSSIVEYNSILPYNKQVGFYYCKIKKCSNL is encoded by the coding sequence ATGAATAGTGACTGGTATGCTGTATACGTTGCACTTCGTAATGTATATTGCGATAATTCATACTCAAATCTTGCGATTAACGAAGCACTTAAGGAATACAAAGTATCCTCGCAGGGCTTCGTTCGTGTTATGTCTAAGGGTGTAATACGCGATACAATTCTTTTAGATTACAATATTGATAGATTGGCAAAGAATGGTATTAAGGGAATTAAGAAAAAACACTTAATTATTTTACGCATGGGTATGTACGCAATGGCAAAAATGGATTCAGTTCCTGCATATGCTGCGGTTAATGAAGCTGTTTCTCTTGCTGAAAAAATTTCGCCAACAATAAAAGGGTTTATCAACGGTATGCTTAGAGCTTTTGAAAGGGAAGGTTCAATTATATTAGTTCCTGACACCGATGATGAGCTAAGGTTATTATCATACAGATATTCCTTCCCATATCATCTTGTCAGATTTATTTTTAAACAATATGGCAAAGAGGCAATTGAGGGAATTATCAAGGGGTTATATGATATACCTGAACTTAATATAAGAGTGAACTCATTTACTAGCAATCGCGATGATTTAAAAAAATATCTAGTTGATAGAGGAATAACGGTTAGGGATAATCCCCTTGCTCGTAATGGAATTATCATAGAAAATGGTTCAGTAGTTAATATTCCAGAGTTTAAAAGCGGTATGTTTACTGTTCAGAGTACTTCTTCGCTCAGAAGTGTGGAAGTACTTAATCCAAAACCTGGTGATAATGTACTCGATATGTGTGCCGCTCCTGGTGGAAAGAGCACCGCCATGGCTGAAATGATGAATGATACGGGATTTATTTTGGCCTGCGATATTCATGATCATCGTGTGAGGCTTATTAAAGAACTTTCAAAGCGACTCGGTCTTTCGTCCATTAAGACAAAGGTAATGGATGCAACTCTGTATAATGAGAGTTTATGTGAACGGTTTGATAAGGTGCTTGCCGATGTTCCGTGCTCAGGGCTCGGAATTATAGCAGGAAAACCTGAGCTTAAACTGCATGTTGATCTTAATGAGCTTCCGAGTTTATATGAAATTCAGTACAGCATTTTGAAAAATGCTTTTTATTATTTAAAAACTGGAGGGGAACTATTATATTCCACTTGTACAATAAACAAGCGAGAAAATGAACATATAGTTTCTAGGCTCTGTGACTCCTTTGAAAATTCAAGTATTGTTGAATACAATTCAATTTTACCGTATAATAAACAAGTAGGATTTTACTATTGTAAAATAAAAAAATGTAGTAATTTATAA
- a CDS encoding zinc metallopeptidase, which translates to MFGGYYSSMIVLIPAMIFTMIVQARIKRAFSTYIDIENSKRISGFEAARSMLDANGLQQVSINVLNGDALTNYYDPRTNTVNLSSEIYNQDSVASVCIACHEVGHAIQHATNYAPVKMRNALVPVTNFAQNASWPLILLGIILSSTTQYGTMFFNIGIFCFVAVVLFHLVTLPVELNASSRALQQMKALNLVDDSDYAGSRRVLSAAAMTYVAALATAAAALIRVLLIRGNRD; encoded by the coding sequence ATGTTTGGTGGATATTATTCGTCTATGATTGTGTTAATTCCAGCAATGATTTTTACGATGATTGTACAGGCTCGTATAAAACGTGCCTTTTCAACGTATATTGATATTGAAAATAGTAAAAGAATTTCGGGCTTTGAGGCTGCTCGTAGTATGCTTGATGCTAACGGACTTCAGCAGGTTTCAATCAATGTTTTAAATGGAGATGCGCTTACTAATTATTATGATCCAAGAACTAATACAGTTAATCTTAGTTCAGAAATATATAATCAAGATTCCGTTGCATCCGTTTGTATAGCTTGCCATGAAGTTGGTCATGCAATACAACATGCTACTAATTATGCTCCAGTAAAGATGAGGAACGCTCTTGTACCTGTAACTAACTTCGCTCAAAATGCATCATGGCCTTTAATTTTATTAGGAATTATCCTGTCATCTACAACGCAGTATGGAACTATGTTCTTCAATATAGGAATCTTTTGTTTTGTAGCTGTTGTTCTATTCCATCTTGTTACACTTCCTGTTGAATTAAATGCAAGTAGTAGAGCGCTACAGCAGATGAAAGCATTAAATCTAGTTGATGATTCGGATTATGCTGGAAGCAGGAGAGTTCTAAGTGCTGCGGCAATGACATATGTTGCTGCATTAGCGACTGCAGCGGCAGCACTAATCAGGGTTCTTCTTATAAGGGGAAATAGAGACTGA
- the fmt gene encoding methionyl-tRNA formyltransferase, translated as MRIIYMGTPDFAVPALNSIIDAGHVVEMVVTQPDRRGNRGKVVFSPVKECATQHGIKVSQPNNIKDEPEFIETLKALRPDMIVVAAFGQILPQAVLDIPAHGCINIHGSILPEYRGAAPMQYAILDGKKETGVTIMQMGRGLDTGDIISVAEVEVGRKDIIALSEELAETGAKLVVKTIDLIASGQATYTKQDDSASSYAHMIRKEDGYTDFNSSATEIDNKVRAFKIWPGTFTNIGDKVLKIFDVLPIDDVDECAEVGTITSVEKDKFTVKCANGTLEIREVQLQGKKRMSVSDFIRGNKLEVGMRLK; from the coding sequence ATGCGGATTATATACATGGGAACTCCTGACTTTGCAGTACCTGCATTAAATAGCATAATAGATGCTGGTCATGTTGTAGAAATGGTTGTAACGCAGCCTGATAGACGAGGAAATAGAGGAAAAGTGGTTTTTTCACCCGTCAAGGAATGTGCGACTCAGCATGGAATTAAGGTTTCACAGCCTAATAATATCAAAGACGAACCAGAATTTATTGAGACGCTTAAAGCATTAAGACCGGATATGATTGTAGTTGCAGCTTTTGGACAGATACTTCCGCAGGCTGTATTAGATATACCTGCTCACGGCTGTATTAATATCCATGGTTCTATTCTCCCTGAGTACAGAGGTGCCGCGCCAATGCAATATGCCATCCTAGATGGGAAAAAAGAGACTGGTGTTACTATTATGCAGATGGGACGTGGGCTTGATACAGGTGATATCATTAGTGTAGCTGAGGTAGAGGTAGGTAGGAAAGATATAATTGCTCTATCTGAGGAGCTTGCTGAGACTGGAGCTAAATTGGTTGTAAAAACTATCGATCTGATAGCTAGCGGTCAAGCAACTTACACAAAACAAGATGACTCAGCTTCATCATACGCTCACATGATTCGCAAAGAAGATGGATATACTGATTTCAATTCGTCAGCTACTGAAATCGATAATAAAGTACGTGCTTTTAAAATTTGGCCAGGTACATTTACCAATATTGGTGACAAAGTTCTGAAGATTTTTGACGTTTTGCCAATTGATGATGTTGATGAATGTGCTGAAGTGGGGACGATTACTAGTGTCGAAAAAGATAAATTTACTGTAAAGTGTGCTAATGGAACCCTTGAAATCAGAGAAGTTCAATTACAGGGGAAGAAGAGGATGAGCGTTTCAGACTTCATTAGAGGAAACAAATTAGAGGTTGGGATGCGTCTTAAATAG
- the def gene encoding peptide deformylase yields MALRKIVIRGDEILTKHCKPVSKITDRIKVLCNDMLETMRDADGVGLAAPQVGVMKRIFVCRPELENFDQEYVMINPEIIETDGEQESAEGCLSVPGYIGMIKRPERVRVKAMNLYGEIKEYEFSGFAATCIMHENDHLNGIVYTDIAEDLYTTEEYNEMMAERAAENAEEEN; encoded by the coding sequence ATGGCGCTAAGGAAAATAGTAATTAGAGGTGATGAGATTCTCACAAAGCATTGTAAGCCTGTTTCAAAGATTACAGATAGGATTAAAGTTTTATGTAATGATATGCTCGAGACTATGAGAGATGCAGATGGTGTTGGACTTGCAGCGCCTCAGGTAGGTGTTATGAAAAGGATTTTCGTTTGCCGGCCAGAGCTTGAAAATTTTGATCAAGAATATGTGATGATTAATCCTGAAATAATAGAAACAGATGGTGAACAGGAATCAGCGGAAGGTTGTTTAAGTGTACCAGGTTATATTGGAATGATTAAGAGACCAGAACGAGTTAGGGTTAAAGCTATGAATTTGTATGGCGAAATTAAAGAATACGAATTTTCTGGATTTGCAGCAACCTGTATAATGCACGAGAACGACCATTTAAATGGAATTGTATATACAGATATTGCGGAAGATCTATACACCACAGAAGAATACAACGAAATGATGGCGGAAAGAGCAGCAGAGAATGCAGAGGAAGAGAATTAA
- the priA gene encoding replication restart helicase PriA yields the protein MKYVDVVIDNKSEYMDSFFTYSAPDDINVGDKVTIPLARKSKDVDGYVVSIDTVPSVELDKIKGITGIEKDRSLTPEIIDTAIWMKSRYGVKYIDAIKMFDVTGKRIPKQSREYSETKLETEPMLSDEQNYAVTQISDSIYNALGKSFLIHGVTNSGKTEVYMRAVKSALERGKTAIILVPEIALSSQISERFSKRFGKGQVAIMHSKLKTSERLAEWIRIKSGEAKIVIGARTAVFVPASDIGVIIIDEEHESTYKSDHNPKYETVDVAFKRAQYHNATLVLGSATPSIVSYNRAMEGIYQLIEMKNRIGKSIMPEVQIVDMRDELRSGNSGIISTKLLSSIEQTVNNGDQVILFLNRRGFSTQVLCPECGYIMMCPDCDITLTYHKKDDAAICHYCGRKFKVPETCPKCGNDNLSFIGTGTERLEETIEDLVPTAKVERFDLDTAKNSSEIKKTLRRFNSGKTNILVGTQILAKGLDFKNVGLVGIVLADSSLNIPDYRSPERTFQLITQVSGRAGREGGKSKVILQTYQPEDDTIKKAAKGDYFGFYEQELSHRKNMNYPPFSDIISVAFVDKKGLKEEYSSTIDYANDFRNYLISMKNLPTNTTIYQPKVDLQRGGADRNRVFFMIKAPRGTRGGFVSAYMNYRELMIRHRSTCHIELDINPYGII from the coding sequence ATGAAATACGTCGATGTGGTAATTGATAATAAAAGTGAATATATGGATTCTTTTTTTACTTATTCAGCACCTGATGATATTAATGTTGGAGATAAAGTTACTATACCTCTCGCAAGAAAATCAAAAGATGTAGATGGATATGTGGTATCAATTGATACCGTACCAAGCGTTGAGTTAGATAAGATCAAGGGTATTACTGGTATTGAAAAAGATAGATCTCTTACACCTGAGATAATTGATACCGCTATCTGGATGAAATCTAGATATGGTGTTAAGTATATCGATGCTATTAAAATGTTTGATGTTACAGGTAAGCGTATTCCTAAGCAGAGTAGGGAATATAGTGAAACAAAGCTCGAAACTGAACCTATGTTATCTGATGAACAGAATTATGCGGTTACACAGATAAGTGATTCAATATATAATGCACTCGGTAAATCATTTCTAATACATGGAGTTACAAATTCGGGCAAGACTGAAGTTTATATGAGAGCTGTGAAAAGTGCCTTAGAGAGAGGTAAAACGGCAATCATACTAGTTCCAGAAATAGCGCTTTCATCGCAGATTTCAGAACGTTTTTCTAAACGTTTTGGTAAAGGTCAAGTTGCCATAATGCATAGTAAACTTAAGACCAGCGAACGACTTGCTGAATGGATACGGATAAAATCTGGCGAAGCAAAGATAGTTATAGGGGCTAGAACCGCAGTTTTTGTGCCAGCATCAGATATCGGTGTAATTATTATTGATGAAGAACATGAATCTACTTACAAATCAGATCATAATCCAAAATATGAAACAGTCGATGTTGCTTTTAAAAGAGCGCAGTATCATAATGCTACTTTGGTCTTAGGTAGCGCAACCCCTAGCATAGTTTCGTATAATCGTGCTATGGAGGGAATTTATCAGCTTATCGAGATGAAAAATAGGATTGGTAAGAGCATTATGCCTGAAGTTCAGATAGTGGATATGAGAGATGAACTAAGATCAGGAAACTCAGGTATTATAAGTACAAAGCTACTATCATCGATAGAACAAACTGTAAATAACGGAGATCAAGTAATACTGTTTCTTAATAGGAGAGGATTTTCTACTCAGGTATTATGCCCTGAGTGCGGTTATATAATGATGTGCCCAGACTGTGATATAACGCTTACTTATCACAAAAAGGATGATGCTGCGATATGTCACTACTGTGGACGTAAGTTCAAGGTTCCCGAGACATGTCCTAAATGTGGAAATGATAACCTGTCGTTTATAGGAACAGGAACGGAGCGATTAGAAGAAACAATAGAGGATCTCGTACCAACTGCTAAGGTTGAGAGATTTGACCTTGATACAGCAAAAAATAGTTCAGAGATAAAAAAGACTCTTAGACGATTTAATTCAGGTAAGACAAACATTTTAGTAGGTACACAGATTCTGGCAAAAGGATTAGATTTTAAAAATGTCGGGCTTGTCGGGATAGTTTTGGCGGATTCATCACTCAATATACCAGATTATCGTTCTCCTGAACGAACATTTCAGCTTATAACTCAGGTATCTGGACGAGCAGGTCGAGAAGGTGGAAAGAGTAAAGTAATCCTTCAGACATATCAACCTGAAGACGATACAATAAAAAAAGCTGCTAAGGGAGATTATTTTGGGTTTTATGAGCAAGAACTATCTCACAGAAAAAACATGAACTATCCTCCTTTTTCTGATATTATCTCTGTGGCATTCGTTGATAAAAAAGGTTTAAAAGAAGAATATAGTTCTACAATAGATTATGCTAATGATTTTAGGAATTATCTTATATCAATGAAAAATTTACCGACAAACACAACAATTTATCAGCCTAAGGTTGACCTTCAGAGAGGTGGAGCTGATAGAAATCGTGTATTTTTTATGATTAAAGCACCTAGAGGAACTAGAGGTGGATTCGTGAGTGCGTATATGAACTACAGAGAACTTATGATTAGGCATAGAAGTACCTGTCATATTGAATTGGATATAAATCCATATGGAATAATTTAG
- the asnA gene encoding aspartate--ammonia ligase produces MGKLVLPKNYKPIIDHVETQRAIKKIKDYFQQELAYGLQLRRVSAPLFVFPETGLNDNLNGYERRVNFTIKDIDEKQVEVVQSLAKWKRMALAKYEVEPGHGIYTDMNAIRRDEELDNIHSIYVDQWDWEKVITKDQRTDEFLEETVTTIYNAMKNLGDYVNRLYRDIQIELPNEITFITTQELEDRYPENTPKEREKLAAKEFGAVFIKKIGGVLASGKKHDGRAPDYDDWELNGDIIVWNDVLGDALELSSMGIRVDKEAMERQCKIDGKEDRLSQSFHQSVLNNEVPLSIGGGIGQSRICMFFLQKAHIGEVQASVWSDNMIKACAEDNIFLL; encoded by the coding sequence ATGGGGAAATTAGTACTACCGAAAAATTACAAACCAATTATTGATCACGTTGAGACGCAGAGAGCAATTAAGAAGATTAAGGATTATTTCCAGCAGGAGCTTGCATATGGTCTACAGCTTCGAAGAGTTTCAGCACCACTGTTTGTATTTCCAGAGACTGGTCTTAATGACAATCTGAATGGATATGAACGCAGGGTAAATTTTACAATAAAGGATATTGATGAAAAGCAGGTTGAAGTTGTTCAATCTCTTGCTAAGTGGAAAAGAATGGCGCTCGCTAAGTATGAAGTGGAACCTGGACATGGTATATATACGGATATGAACGCAATTAGAAGAGATGAAGAGCTTGATAACATTCATTCAATCTACGTCGATCAATGGGATTGGGAGAAAGTAATAACTAAAGATCAGCGCACTGATGAATTTTTAGAAGAGACAGTTACCACTATTTATAATGCAATGAAGAATCTCGGAGATTACGTAAATCGTCTATATAGAGATATTCAGATTGAGTTACCAAATGAAATAACATTTATAACCACACAGGAGCTTGAGGATAGGTATCCGGAAAACACACCAAAAGAGCGAGAAAAGCTTGCAGCTAAGGAGTTTGGTGCAGTATTTATAAAGAAAATCGGAGGTGTTCTAGCATCCGGTAAGAAGCATGACGGAAGAGCTCCTGATTACGATGACTGGGAGTTAAACGGAGATATTATAGTTTGGAATGATGTCCTTGGTGATGCTTTAGAGCTTTCGTCAATGGGAATTCGTGTTGATAAGGAAGCAATGGAGCGTCAGTGCAAAATTGATGGCAAAGAAGATAGGCTTAGTCAGTCATTTCATCAGAGTGTTCTTAATAATGAGGTTCCTCTATCCATAGGCGGTGGAATCGGTCAGAGTAGAATCTGTATGTTCTTCCTTCAAAAGGCTCATATAGGAGAAGTTCAGGCTTCAGTATGGTCAGATAATATGATAAAAGCTTGTGCGGAGGACAACATATTTTTACTATAG
- a CDS encoding epoxyqueuosine reductase QueH, with product MKEKCDAYMGFRTNEFQNKVLPVYIPTDLSGRKPRILLHACCGPCSTSCVERLAFDYDVTVFYYNPNITDQEEYLLRRDNLIKFIDTFNDEFKDRTHVNYIEGEYKVEDFIKVAQSLCNEPEGGKRCDVCFEIRLEETGRIASTLCMDYFATAMAVSPHKDYASILRIGESIGTANNVKFLDMDFKKKNGFGRSVELSKKYGLYRQRFCGCEYARAMMENR from the coding sequence ATGAAAGAAAAATGCGACGCCTATATGGGCTTTCGTACAAATGAATTTCAAAATAAGGTTTTGCCCGTGTACATACCTACTGATTTAAGCGGGAGAAAGCCAAGAATTCTTCTGCATGCATGCTGTGGACCTTGCTCAACTTCTTGTGTCGAAAGGCTAGCTTTTGACTATGATGTTACTGTTTTTTATTATAATCCAAACATTACAGATCAGGAAGAGTATCTTTTACGTAGGGATAATCTAATTAAGTTCATCGACACTTTTAATGATGAATTCAAAGATAGAACTCATGTTAATTACATTGAAGGTGAATATAAAGTCGAAGATTTTATAAAAGTCGCACAGTCGTTATGTAATGAGCCTGAAGGGGGGAAGAGGTGTGATGTTTGCTTTGAAATAAGGCTAGAAGAGACAGGCCGTATTGCAAGTACGTTATGTATGGATTATTTTGCTACTGCAATGGCCGTAAGCCCTCATAAAGACTATGCTTCTATACTAAGAATTGGCGAGAGTATAGGAACAGCAAATAATGTCAAGTTTTTAGATATGGATTTTAAGAAGAAGAATGGATTTGGTAGAAGTGTAGAGCTATCTAAGAAATATGGTTTATATAGACAGCGATTTTGTGGTTGTGAGTATGCACGAGCTATGATGGAAAACAGATAA